A genomic segment from Stappia indica encodes:
- a CDS encoding cysteine synthase A, with translation MDIKTSVIDAIGNTPLIRLNRASELTGCEIYGKAEFMNPGQSVKDRAALYIVRDAEARGALRPGGVIVEGTAGNTGIGLALVGNALGYRSVIVIPETQSQEKKDMLRLAGAELVEVPAVPYRNPNNYVKLSGRLAEQMARTEANGAIWANQFDNVANRQAHIETTGPEIWRQTDGKVDGFVCAVGSGGTLAGVGMALKGFNPKIRIGLADPMGAALFNYYAHGELKAEGSSITEGIGQGRITANLEDAPVDMPFQIPDAEAVQVVFDLLEHEGLCLGGSSGINVAGAIRMAREMGPGHTIVTILCDYGNRYQSKLFNPDFLRSKDLPVPGWLEKPSTIAAPFEEVA, from the coding sequence ATGGACATCAAGACCTCCGTGATCGATGCAATCGGCAACACGCCGCTGATCCGCCTGAACCGGGCCTCCGAGCTGACCGGCTGCGAGATCTACGGCAAGGCCGAATTCATGAATCCCGGCCAGTCGGTCAAGGACCGCGCCGCCCTCTACATCGTCCGCGATGCGGAGGCACGCGGCGCCCTGCGTCCCGGCGGCGTCATCGTCGAGGGCACGGCCGGCAACACCGGCATCGGCCTTGCGCTCGTCGGCAATGCGCTCGGCTACCGCTCGGTGATCGTCATTCCCGAGACGCAGAGCCAGGAAAAGAAGGACATGCTGCGGCTCGCCGGCGCGGAGCTGGTCGAGGTGCCGGCCGTGCCCTACCGCAATCCCAACAACTACGTGAAGCTGTCCGGCCGCCTCGCCGAGCAGATGGCCAGGACCGAAGCCAATGGCGCGATCTGGGCCAACCAGTTCGACAATGTCGCCAACCGTCAGGCCCACATCGAGACGACCGGCCCGGAGATCTGGCGCCAGACGGACGGCAAGGTCGACGGCTTCGTCTGCGCCGTCGGCTCGGGCGGCACGCTGGCCGGCGTCGGCATGGCGCTAAAAGGGTTCAATCCGAAGATCCGCATCGGCCTTGCCGACCCGATGGGCGCCGCGCTCTTCAACTACTACGCCCATGGCGAGCTGAAGGCGGAAGGCTCCTCGATCACCGAAGGCATCGGCCAGGGCCGCATCACCGCCAACCTGGAGGATGCGCCGGTCGACATGCCGTTCCAGATCCCGGATGCGGAGGCGGTTCAGGTGGTCTTCGACCTTTTGGAGCACGAGGGCCTGTGCCTTGGCGGCTCCTCCGGCATCAATGTCGCCGGCGCCATCCGCATGGCGCGCGAGATGGGTCCCGGGCACACCATCGTCACCATCCTGTGCGACTACGGCAACCGCTACCAGTCGAAGCTGTTCAACCCGGACTTCCTGCGCTCCAAGGACC
- a CDS encoding ChrR family anti-sigma-E factor: MDASREQFDALLAGYVAGTLAEPARLLVRSHLDLSPVNRGFVRDLEAAGGTMLEEIAPARIDNRDAMLAAIFASPAEDPISVPQMAVRTRLPLPLFDFIGKDVAEIPWKTKLPGLKEYKVAEMDGCSASLLWIRAGMAMPSHTHHGTELTLVLEGGFADLHGHYVRGDVAYADDDVDHRPVADDDEDCICFAVTEGSLRLTGPIGRLFAPFMRG; this comes from the coding sequence ATGGACGCATCACGCGAACAGTTCGACGCGCTGCTGGCCGGATATGTGGCCGGAACGCTGGCCGAACCTGCAAGATTGCTTGTGCGAAGCCATCTCGACCTGTCGCCGGTCAATCGCGGGTTCGTCCGCGATCTTGAGGCTGCAGGCGGGACGATGCTCGAAGAGATCGCCCCGGCGAGGATCGACAATCGCGACGCCATGCTGGCCGCGATCTTCGCATCCCCCGCCGAGGACCCCATCTCGGTGCCGCAGATGGCCGTCAGGACGCGGCTGCCTTTGCCGCTCTTCGACTTCATCGGCAAGGATGTGGCCGAGATCCCCTGGAAGACCAAGCTTCCGGGGCTGAAGGAGTACAAGGTCGCCGAGATGGACGGCTGCAGCGCCAGCCTGCTGTGGATCCGCGCCGGCATGGCCATGCCCTCCCATACCCATCACGGCACCGAGCTGACGCTGGTGCTGGAGGGCGGCTTCGCCGACCTGCACGGGCACTATGTGCGCGGCGACGTCGCCTATGCGGACGACGATGTGGATCACCGGCCGGTGGCGGACGACGACGAGGACTGTATCTGCTTCGCCGTCACCGAAGGCAGCCTGCGGCTGACCGGCCCGATCGGCCGGCTTTTCGCACCGTTCATGCGCGGCTGA
- a CDS encoding SDR family NAD(P)-dependent oxidoreductase, which produces MRSKASGAVAPQDGVAWVTGASSGIGAALALELQRHGWTVAVTARSADALQELAGLALPGAILPMPGDVTDAERMAEIVAELEERHGGIAMAVLNAGVYLPVDGTDPDLSAFHTSFDVNLKGTANALVPLVKAMKPRKRGQIAIVASVAGYSGLPTSAAYGATKAGLINLAEAMKFDLDRLGICLQVISPGFVDTPATKDNPFPMPHLMSVDAAVAEVVEGLEHPADFEISFPKRFTRQLKLLRMLPYRLYFPLVARATGWSRKGDPAAEPKDKA; this is translated from the coding sequence ATGAGATCGAAGGCGTCCGGAGCCGTTGCTCCTCAAGATGGCGTGGCCTGGGTCACCGGCGCGAGTTCCGGCATCGGCGCAGCGCTGGCGCTGGAACTGCAGCGGCACGGTTGGACCGTGGCGGTGACGGCCCGCTCGGCAGATGCGCTCCAGGAGCTGGCCGGGCTCGCCCTGCCGGGCGCCATCCTGCCGATGCCGGGCGATGTGACGGATGCCGAGCGCATGGCCGAGATCGTCGCCGAGCTGGAAGAGCGGCACGGCGGCATTGCGATGGCCGTGCTCAACGCCGGCGTCTACCTGCCGGTCGACGGCACCGATCCCGACCTCTCCGCCTTCCACACTTCCTTCGACGTCAATCTCAAGGGCACGGCGAATGCCCTGGTGCCCCTGGTGAAGGCGATGAAGCCGCGCAAGCGCGGCCAGATCGCCATCGTCGCCTCGGTCGCCGGCTATAGCGGGTTGCCGACCTCGGCAGCCTATGGGGCGACCAAGGCGGGCCTGATCAACCTGGCGGAGGCGATGAAGTTCGACCTCGACCGGCTGGGGATCTGCCTGCAGGTGATCTCGCCGGGCTTCGTCGACACGCCGGCGACGAAGGACAATCCCTTTCCGATGCCGCACCTGATGAGCGTCGATGCGGCCGTTGCCGAGGTGGTCGAGGGGCTGGAGCATCCGGCCGACTTCGAGATCTCGTTCCCCAAGCGCTTCACCCGGCAGCTCAAGCTGCTGCGCATGCTGCCCTACCGGCTGTATTTCCCGCTTGTCGCCCGTGCCACGGGCTGGTCGCGCAAGGGGGACCCGGCGGCAGAGCCGAAGGACAAGGCGTAG